From the genome of Hymenobacter cellulosilyticus, one region includes:
- a CDS encoding CPBP family intramembrane glutamic endopeptidase: MPAPVLIPTEQYFKPFAGRYVDLNARTGGWLLAFFSLTRFALVLQANVTKSYQVVALIFVAMILLPFLLLTRAGRRQIGLVWPARWGGVLLGGVLGVVSCAVLFYLATLCFGLTGSNPLVYISRTYRVPIVLTEDTRRLFFLIYAGISMLFSPIGEELFYRGLVHECFRASMGNARATLLDSAAFAGVHLAHFGLVYSGSSWHFLPGPSLLWVAALFVSCLLFSLGRAKSGSVLGAIVAHALFNVTMSYFIFYHIL; encoded by the coding sequence ATGCCGGCGCCCGTGCTCATTCCGACTGAACAGTACTTTAAGCCATTTGCAGGCCGGTATGTAGATTTAAACGCCAGAACCGGCGGCTGGCTGCTGGCTTTTTTCAGTCTCACCCGCTTTGCGCTGGTACTGCAGGCCAACGTCACCAAAAGCTACCAGGTGGTGGCCCTGATTTTCGTGGCCATGATTCTGCTGCCCTTCCTGCTGCTGACCCGGGCCGGCCGCCGGCAAATCGGCCTGGTGTGGCCCGCGCGCTGGGGCGGCGTACTGCTCGGCGGTGTGCTGGGCGTGGTAAGCTGCGCGGTGCTTTTTTATTTGGCCACGCTGTGCTTCGGCCTGACAGGTAGCAACCCCTTGGTTTACATTTCCCGCACCTACCGGGTGCCGATTGTGCTGACTGAAGACACCCGCCGGCTGTTTTTCCTGATTTACGCCGGCATCAGTATGCTGTTTAGCCCCATCGGAGAAGAGCTCTTCTACCGGGGACTAGTGCACGAATGCTTCCGGGCGAGCATGGGCAATGCCCGGGCTACGCTGCTCGACAGCGCCGCGTTTGCCGGGGTTCACCTCGCGCATTTTGGTCTGGTGTACTCAGGTTCAAGCTGGCACTTTCTGCCCGGGCCCAGTCTGCTCTGGGTGGCGGCGCTCTTCGTCAGTTGCCTGTTGTTTTCCCTGGGCCGCGCCAAAAGCGGCTCAGTGCTGGGTGCCATAGTGGCGCACGCGCTGTTCAACGTGACGATGAGCTACTTCATCTTTTACCACATCCTTTGA
- a CDS encoding sensor histidine kinase: MAQAQSVAETSNSPARLIDQQGRVWEAAVPGLRLTEGSRNTRFTTRNGLSNDTVSALAQDAAGQVWVGTREGLLVLEGGGFREITYQEGLPSKQITALYQAPEGLLWVGTRAGAVRYENRRLTLETALRGLDVQFIGEDAQSWVFVTRQGIRRLPKEQPFSWQWLGWLAAGAALLGGVLWTRRRRQRGQHVQLRLAQTEQQALLAQMNPHFVFNSLQSIQKYILRHESEAAQHYLARFGGLMRLILEQSRQPLLTVRTELNLLRTYLELEALRFEQQFTYAVMADDTLLEEEIPAMLLHPFVENAVWHGLAHHTGQGHVEVHLSREGEYLVAVVQDNGVGRQRAAGQSGTHAGFPSRGMGIVQERVALLNQQARHPITIEIIDLGRPGSTAQGTRVVVRIPRQHA, translated from the coding sequence GTGGCACAGGCGCAATCTGTAGCAGAAACCTCTAACAGCCCGGCGCGTCTGATTGACCAGCAGGGGCGGGTCTGGGAAGCTGCCGTGCCCGGATTGCGGCTGACGGAAGGCAGCCGCAACACCCGCTTCACTACCCGTAACGGGCTGAGCAACGACACCGTCTCGGCCCTTGCGCAGGACGCGGCCGGGCAGGTGTGGGTAGGTACTCGCGAAGGGCTGCTGGTGCTGGAAGGAGGCGGTTTCCGCGAAATCACCTACCAGGAAGGCTTGCCCAGCAAGCAAATTACTGCTTTATATCAAGCCCCCGAAGGTCTGCTCTGGGTGGGTACCCGGGCCGGGGCGGTACGCTACGAAAACCGCCGCCTGACGCTCGAAACGGCCCTGCGCGGACTAGATGTGCAGTTTATCGGGGAAGATGCGCAAAGCTGGGTGTTCGTGACCCGCCAAGGCATTCGTCGCCTGCCTAAGGAGCAGCCCTTCAGCTGGCAGTGGTTGGGCTGGCTGGCGGCCGGGGCCGCGCTGCTCGGTGGCGTGCTCTGGACCCGTCGCCGCCGGCAGCGGGGGCAGCACGTGCAGCTGCGCCTGGCCCAAACCGAGCAGCAGGCCCTGCTGGCCCAGATGAATCCGCACTTCGTCTTCAACTCCCTGCAGTCCATTCAGAAGTACATTCTGCGCCACGAGTCGGAAGCTGCTCAGCATTACTTAGCCCGTTTTGGCGGCCTGATGCGCCTGATTCTGGAACAGTCGCGCCAGCCGCTGCTCACCGTGCGCACCGAGTTGAACCTGCTGCGCACCTACCTGGAGCTGGAGGCCCTGCGCTTCGAGCAGCAGTTTACTTACGCCGTAATGGCCGACGACACCCTGCTGGAAGAGGAAATTCCGGCCATGCTGCTGCACCCTTTCGTCGAAAATGCCGTGTGGCACGGCCTGGCCCACCACACCGGGCAGGGCCACGTCGAGGTTCATCTGAGCAGGGAAGGGGAGTACCTGGTGGCGGTAGTGCAAGACAATGGTGTTGGTCGGCAGCGGGCTGCCGGGCAGAGCGGCACCCACGCCGGCTTTCCGTCCCGGGGCATGGGCATCGTGCAGGAGCGGGTGGCCTTGCTCAACCAGCAGGCCCGCCACCCCATTACTATCGAAATTATTGACCTAGGTAGGCCCGGTAGTACCGCCCAGGGTACCCGCGTGGTGGTGCGCATTCCGCGGCAGCATGCCTAA
- a CDS encoding DUF2157 domain-containing protein, which translates to MTERILAALRAAHLVSAEQADAIGTYEREKPFSLYYELRTFLSLGVTLLSTGLGLLIYKNIDTIGHGVIVALIGLLSAAGFTYAYRKRQPFTWQAARNSTGADYALLLACLTLLTLLGYLQYQYNVFGTRYGLLVILPTLVFFACAYRFDHRGVLSMAITGLAAWVGVSVAPLSAFTSNNYALPHLDAIAIGLGLCLAVVGLASEYQDKKKHFSYTYVLLGSNLALIALLTAMFRGHFEASFLPPVLAALLIIGLSAALYWYARRTHSYVFVLLGALYGYIAVTYLYFQLSELDRDFEVTAFVYFPASAVGVILLLLNLKKIVGSHEQEGI; encoded by the coding sequence ATGACTGAAAGAATTCTGGCTGCTTTGCGGGCCGCCCACCTTGTTTCCGCCGAGCAGGCCGACGCCATCGGCACCTACGAGCGGGAAAAGCCTTTTTCGCTCTACTATGAGCTGCGCACCTTCCTTTCCTTGGGCGTCACGCTGCTGAGCACGGGCCTGGGCTTGCTGATTTACAAGAACATCGACACCATCGGGCACGGCGTGATTGTAGCCCTCATTGGCCTGCTTTCGGCGGCTGGCTTCACCTATGCCTACCGCAAGCGGCAGCCGTTTACCTGGCAGGCCGCCCGCAACTCAACCGGGGCCGACTATGCCCTGCTGCTGGCCTGCCTCACGCTGCTCACGCTGCTGGGCTACCTGCAGTACCAGTACAACGTGTTTGGCACCCGCTACGGCCTGCTGGTGATTTTGCCCACCCTGGTCTTCTTTGCCTGCGCCTACCGGTTCGACCACCGCGGCGTGCTCTCGATGGCCATTACCGGGCTGGCGGCCTGGGTGGGCGTGTCCGTGGCCCCGCTGTCGGCCTTCACGTCGAACAACTACGCGCTGCCCCACCTCGATGCCATTGCTATTGGGCTGGGGCTCTGCTTGGCCGTGGTGGGGCTGGCCTCGGAATACCAGGACAAGAAAAAGCACTTCAGCTACACCTACGTGCTGCTGGGCAGCAACCTGGCCCTGATAGCGCTGCTGACGGCCATGTTTCGGGGCCACTTCGAGGCGAGCTTTCTGCCGCCGGTGCTGGCGGCGCTGCTCATTATCGGGCTCAGCGCGGCTTTGTACTGGTATGCCCGGCGCACCCACTCCTACGTGTTTGTGCTGCTGGGAGCCCTCTACGGCTACATAGCCGTAACCTACCTGTACTTCCAGCTGTCGGAACTGGACCGGGATTTTGAAGTAACGGCCTTCGTGTACTTTCCGGCCTCGGCCGTGGGCGTAATCTTGCTACTGTTGAATCTGAAAAAAATTGTGGGCAGCCATGAGCAAGAAGGCATATAA
- a CDS encoding LytR/AlgR family response regulator transcription factor, with protein sequence MTRTILIDDETNTRTALRALLEHYCPEVTIIGEAASAEEGLQLLRQQTPDLLFLDVEMPLGSGFDLLDMLGTASFDIIFTTAHDRYALRAIKFCALDYLLKPVSVTDLREAVAKTQRQQAPVAAQLHTFYDNMRERTGLAGKVVLPTMQGFEVVEVAHVVRCQADDNYTLFVLEGKERILVSRTLKEYEELFADYGFIRVHQSHLINAAHVKRYIKGSGGYVQLTDDSIIEVSRRKKDELMKRFQV encoded by the coding sequence GTGACCCGCACTATTCTTATCGACGACGAAACCAACACTCGAACCGCGTTGCGCGCCCTGCTGGAGCATTATTGCCCCGAGGTCACGATAATCGGGGAGGCGGCCTCGGCCGAGGAAGGCTTGCAGCTGCTGCGCCAGCAAACGCCCGATCTGCTGTTTCTGGACGTGGAAATGCCCCTGGGCTCGGGTTTCGACCTGCTCGACATGCTGGGCACGGCCTCCTTCGACATCATCTTCACCACGGCCCACGACCGGTACGCCCTGCGCGCCATCAAGTTTTGCGCCCTGGACTACCTGCTCAAGCCGGTGAGCGTAACTGACCTGCGCGAAGCCGTGGCCAAAACCCAGCGGCAGCAAGCTCCGGTAGCCGCCCAGCTCCACACCTTCTACGACAACATGCGGGAGCGTACGGGTTTAGCTGGCAAAGTCGTTTTGCCTACCATGCAGGGCTTCGAAGTGGTGGAAGTGGCCCACGTGGTGCGCTGCCAGGCCGACGACAACTACACGCTCTTCGTGCTCGAAGGCAAGGAGCGGATTTTGGTCAGCCGCACGCTCAAGGAGTACGAGGAGCTGTTTGCCGACTACGGCTTTATCCGCGTCCACCAGTCCCACCTCATCAATGCGGCCCACGTGAAGCGCTACATCAAGGGCAGCGGGGGCTACGTGCAGCTCACCGACGACTCCATCATCGAAGTCTCGCGCCGCAAAAAGGACGAGCTGATGAAGCGTTTCCAGGTCTGA
- a CDS encoding ABC transporter ATP-binding protein → MDLIIKNLSKTYPNGVKALDNVSLTIPQGMFGLLGPNGAGKSSLMRTIATLQAPDSGSIHLDAIDALHDQMALRRVLGYLPQEFGVYPRVSAEDLLDHMAVVKGIVNRGERRETVKALLEQTNLYEVRKRSISTFSGGMKQRFGIAQALIGNPLLIIVDEPTAGLDPGERNRFYNLLSEIGENIIVILSTHIVDDVRELCRNMAIINQGRVLFAGQPQAAMQELKGRIWERTIEKAELAEYQQQYQVISTKLLAGQPLLHVCGDDLESAGFQAVEPSLEDVFFSTIQGKAVQSTLLHA, encoded by the coding sequence ATGGACCTAATCATCAAAAACCTGTCGAAGACCTACCCCAACGGGGTGAAAGCTCTCGACAACGTGAGTCTGACCATTCCGCAGGGCATGTTTGGTTTGCTCGGCCCCAACGGCGCCGGCAAAAGCTCCCTGATGCGCACCATTGCCACCCTGCAGGCGCCCGACAGCGGCAGCATCCACCTCGACGCCATCGACGCGCTGCACGACCAAATGGCCCTGCGCCGGGTATTGGGCTACCTGCCCCAGGAGTTTGGCGTCTACCCCCGCGTGTCGGCCGAGGACTTGCTCGACCACATGGCCGTCGTCAAGGGCATTGTGAACCGCGGGGAGCGGCGCGAGACGGTGAAGGCCCTGCTGGAGCAAACCAACCTCTACGAAGTGCGCAAGCGCAGCATCAGCACGTTTTCCGGCGGCATGAAGCAGCGCTTTGGCATTGCCCAGGCTCTCATCGGAAATCCCCTGCTCATCATCGTCGACGAGCCCACCGCCGGCCTCGACCCCGGGGAGCGGAACCGGTTTTACAACCTGCTGAGCGAAATTGGGGAAAATATCATCGTCATTCTGAGCACCCATATCGTGGACGATGTGCGGGAGCTGTGCCGCAACATGGCCATCATCAACCAGGGGCGGGTGCTGTTTGCCGGTCAGCCCCAGGCCGCCATGCAGGAGCTCAAGGGCCGCATCTGGGAAAGAACCATCGAGAAGGCTGAGCTAGCCGAGTACCAGCAGCAGTACCAGGTGATTTCGACCAAGCTGCTGGCCGGGCAACCCCTGCTGCACGTGTGCGGCGACGATTTGGAGTCGGCTGGGTTCCAGGCCGTGGAGCCCAGTCTGGAAGACGTGTTTTTCTCCACCATTCAGGGGAAAGCTGTGCAGTCAACTCTTCTCCACGCCTAA
- a CDS encoding M48 family metalloprotease, with product MIASPRLAQFGEQAAQGMQLLFLKFGRDDESQSDELGVEYSSKIGYDASQMADFFQTLQREQEKSAAQPVPDFLSTHPNPADRYNRVHQLADQWKQQNGNPQNLKINRDQYLRLIDGIVYGEDPRQGFVENNAFYHPELKFRFPVPSGWKHQNTPQQFQMADPAGKALMMLALAPGASLDEAAQAMVKQFSLQPTDSRRTTVNGFPALAFVADQVQQDPQTGQSVAGVRAQVYLIQDGKTIYALLGAAAPADFPAYQPTFSSTMEGFARLTEPDKLNRQPEHVRIKTLKLRSSLSQALKTNGVPEARLEEMAILNGMQLNEQVNAGSLIKVVGK from the coding sequence ATGATTGCCTCGCCCCGCCTGGCCCAGTTTGGCGAGCAGGCCGCCCAGGGCATGCAGCTGCTCTTCCTCAAGTTCGGCCGCGACGACGAAAGCCAGTCTGATGAGCTGGGCGTGGAATATTCGTCGAAGATTGGCTACGACGCTTCCCAGATGGCCGACTTCTTCCAGACCTTGCAGCGGGAGCAGGAAAAAAGCGCTGCCCAGCCCGTGCCCGACTTCCTTTCGACCCACCCCAACCCGGCCGACCGCTACAACCGCGTGCACCAGCTGGCCGACCAGTGGAAGCAGCAGAACGGCAACCCGCAGAACCTGAAAATCAACCGGGACCAGTACCTGCGCCTGATTGACGGCATCGTGTACGGCGAGGACCCACGCCAGGGCTTCGTGGAAAACAACGCCTTCTATCACCCCGAGCTGAAGTTCCGCTTCCCGGTGCCTAGCGGCTGGAAGCACCAGAACACGCCCCAGCAGTTTCAGATGGCCGACCCCGCCGGCAAGGCCCTGATGATGCTGGCCCTGGCCCCCGGCGCCTCCCTCGACGAGGCCGCTCAGGCCATGGTCAAGCAGTTCAGCCTGCAGCCCACCGACTCGCGCCGCACCACCGTCAATGGCTTCCCGGCCCTGGCCTTCGTGGCCGACCAGGTGCAGCAGGACCCGCAAACCGGGCAGTCGGTGGCGGGCGTCCGGGCCCAGGTTTACCTGATTCAGGACGGAAAAACCATCTACGCCCTGCTCGGCGCCGCCGCTCCGGCCGACTTTCCGGCTTACCAGCCCACGTTTAGCAGCACCATGGAAGGCTTTGCTCGCCTCACTGAGCCCGATAAGCTCAACCGCCAGCCCGAACACGTGCGCATCAAAACCCTGAAGCTGCGCAGCTCCCTGAGCCAGGCCCTCAAAACCAACGGCGTGCCCGAAGCCCGCCTAGAGGAAATGGCCATTCTCAACGGCATGCAGCTCAACGAGCAAGTCAACGCTGGCTCCCTGATAAAGGTGGTGGGCAAGTAA
- a CDS encoding M48 family metalloprotease: MKPTLPLATALLLASACSTNPVTGKKEVMLVSKGQELAMGQQSDPAVTAQFGLYPDQKLQNFINEKGKAMGAISHRSDLTYQFRVVDSPVINAFAIPGGYVYFTRGIMAHFNNEAQFAGVLGHEIGHVTARHSAKQQTNAIIGQVGLMGP, encoded by the coding sequence ATGAAACCCACCTTGCCTCTGGCTACTGCTCTGTTGCTGGCTTCAGCCTGCTCCACCAATCCCGTTACCGGTAAAAAGGAAGTGATGCTCGTCTCCAAAGGCCAGGAGCTGGCCATGGGGCAGCAGTCGGACCCGGCCGTAACGGCGCAATTTGGCCTGTATCCGGACCAGAAGCTGCAGAACTTTATCAACGAGAAGGGCAAGGCCATGGGAGCCATTTCCCACCGCTCCGACCTGACCTATCAGTTCCGCGTCGTCGATTCGCCGGTGATTAATGCCTTTGCTATTCCCGGCGGCTACGTGTACTTCACCCGCGGCATTATGGCCCATTTCAACAACGAGGCGCAGTTTGCCGGCGTACTGGGCCACGAAATCGGCCACGTCACGGCCCGGCACTCGGCCAAGCAGCAAACCAACGCCATTATCGGGCAGGTGGGCCTGATGGGGCCATGA
- a CDS encoding M48 family metalloprotease: MKSSLLRGLSTGALLLALLPLSSSTTSAPTEKPFRYYLAPLQGPKPDPAVLAQFGLYSNATLQRLIDTKGQQMNKVSDRPGDYGFTIVDSPVINAFATPDGHVYFTRGIMAYFNNEAQFAGVLGHELGHITARHGQKQQSRSTIANIGLLLGSVVSPNLVGRFAQPLSQVVGLGLLKYGRDAENEADVLGVKYSTKIGYDASNMADFFQTLQRTEQQSGAGGVPTFLSTHPNSADRYTRVKGLAAQAKQQVGSAKLNVNRDAYLRSIEGLPFGKTRARASWKAACFTIPT; the protein is encoded by the coding sequence ATGAAATCTTCCCTGTTGCGCGGCCTTTCCACCGGTGCCCTGTTGCTGGCCTTGCTGCCCCTGAGCAGCTCTACGACTTCGGCCCCTACCGAAAAACCTTTCCGCTATTACCTGGCCCCCTTGCAAGGCCCTAAGCCCGACCCGGCCGTGCTGGCTCAGTTTGGCCTTTACAGCAACGCCACCCTGCAACGCCTCATCGATACCAAGGGCCAGCAGATGAACAAGGTGTCGGACCGCCCCGGCGACTATGGCTTTACCATCGTCGATTCGCCGGTGATTAACGCCTTTGCCACGCCCGACGGCCACGTGTATTTTACCCGCGGCATCATGGCCTACTTCAATAATGAGGCGCAGTTTGCTGGCGTACTGGGCCACGAGCTGGGCCACATTACGGCCCGCCACGGACAGAAGCAGCAGAGCCGTTCCACTATTGCCAACATTGGCCTGCTGCTGGGTTCGGTGGTGTCGCCCAACTTGGTGGGCCGCTTTGCTCAGCCGTTGTCGCAGGTCGTGGGCCTGGGTTTGCTCAAGTACGGCCGCGACGCGGAGAATGAGGCCGACGTGCTGGGCGTGAAATACTCGACCAAAATCGGGTACGATGCCTCCAACATGGCCGACTTCTTCCAAACCCTGCAGCGCACCGAGCAGCAAAGCGGCGCGGGCGGCGTGCCGACTTTCCTTTCTACTCACCCCAACTCAGCCGACCGCTACACCCGCGTAAAAGGTCTGGCCGCCCAGGCCAAGCAGCAGGTGGGCTCAGCCAAGCTGAACGTGAACCGGGATGCGTATCTGCGCTCCATCGAAGGCCTGCCCTTCGGGAAGACCCGCGCCAGGGCTTCGTGGAAGGCGGCGTGTTTTACCATCCCGACCTGA
- a CDS encoding type IX secretion system plug protein: protein MLRYSLPTVLLLATACVPLGTPITDPNAPRGSQQQRPPEYYADKTLRYEDYTYSPDVRSVQCYVATGQNTEIFQPPVVPISQQQPIVLEFDMLGNGSQRLTAKLVHCDVDWKPSVLTDLQFLSEINEFLITDYRTGVNVKVPYYHYRMQVPRVKLSGNYLLVVSSGGGTPVVSRRLLVYENGVEVAMRQGIPVGGQERYTLQQVDFSIGYNGLNLVNPSQEVKVMLRQNFRWDNAKTNLRPTFVRDAERRLDYQYFNFENAFPASSEFRYFDMRSLRTMGAGMAELDPTTSPRTVVLSPEATRNGQSYTQFEDINGQRLFESREYGNGDTNGDYANVTFQLRAPQAAPGPVYVFGALSDWKLQDEFKLTYNTEQQQYTGTALLKQGYYNYYYVVGKAAGAPMTCTSKAATRKPKISTTC from the coding sequence ATGCTCCGTTATTCCCTGCCCACTGTTCTGCTGCTTGCCACTGCCTGCGTTCCGCTCGGTACGCCCATTACCGACCCCAATGCCCCGCGTGGTAGTCAGCAGCAGCGCCCCCCGGAATATTACGCCGATAAAACCCTGCGCTACGAGGACTATACCTACAGTCCCGACGTGCGCTCGGTGCAGTGCTACGTGGCCACTGGCCAGAACACGGAGATATTCCAGCCCCCGGTGGTGCCCATCAGCCAGCAGCAGCCCATCGTGCTGGAGTTCGACATGCTGGGCAACGGCTCCCAGCGCCTCACAGCCAAGCTCGTGCACTGCGACGTGGACTGGAAGCCCTCGGTGCTGACCGACCTGCAGTTTCTAAGTGAAATCAACGAGTTTCTCATTACCGACTATCGTACCGGCGTCAATGTGAAGGTGCCCTACTACCACTACCGCATGCAGGTGCCGCGGGTCAAGCTCAGCGGCAACTACCTGCTGGTCGTGAGCAGCGGCGGGGGCACGCCAGTGGTTTCGCGCCGCCTGCTGGTGTATGAAAACGGGGTGGAGGTAGCCATGCGCCAGGGCATTCCGGTGGGCGGGCAGGAGCGCTACACCCTGCAGCAGGTCGACTTCTCGATTGGCTACAACGGGCTGAACCTGGTGAATCCCAGCCAGGAGGTGAAGGTGATGCTGCGCCAGAATTTCCGCTGGGACAACGCCAAAACCAACCTGCGGCCCACCTTCGTGCGCGACGCCGAGCGCCGCCTCGACTACCAGTACTTCAACTTCGAAAACGCCTTCCCGGCCAGCAGCGAGTTTCGCTACTTCGACATGCGCTCCTTGCGCACCATGGGGGCGGGCATGGCCGAGCTGGACCCTACCACTTCGCCCCGCACCGTGGTGCTGAGCCCCGAAGCCACCCGCAACGGGCAGAGCTACACCCAGTTTGAGGACATCAACGGGCAGCGCCTGTTCGAAAGCCGGGAGTATGGCAATGGCGACACCAATGGCGACTACGCTAACGTGACGTTTCAGCTGCGGGCTCCGCAGGCCGCTCCCGGCCCGGTGTACGTCTTCGGCGCCCTCTCCGACTGGAAGCTCCAGGACGAGTTCAAGCTGACGTATAATACCGAGCAGCAGCAGTACACCGGCACGGCCTTGCTCAAACAGGGCTACTACAACTACTATTACGTGGTGGGTAAAGCCGCCGGCGCCCCGATGACGTGTACTTCGAAGGCAGCCACCAGGAAACCGAAAATCAGTACGACTTGCTAG